One window of the Rhipicephalus microplus isolate Deutch F79 chromosome 2, USDA_Rmic, whole genome shotgun sequence genome contains the following:
- the LOC119178323 gene encoding ER degradation-enhancing alpha-mannosidase-like protein 1: MRVVIIAIALAALPPWTTGYDVFFYKPGFYDRKYGSFPEDLRLRMVEEAKRMFQFGYDSYMKYAFPKDELNPIYCTGRGPDYDNPSNININDVLGDYSLTLVDSLDTLAVMGNASEFRNAVRLILEHVSFDKDNVVQVFEANIRLLGALLSAHLLITDREQPFGDLRPPGYRDELLRLARDLASRLLPAFENTRTGIPYPRVNLRRGVPRAVSTHTCTAGAGSLLLEFGVLSRLLDDGAYEEAARRATRALWRLRAKDTGLLGNIVDVNTGEWVGKMSGIGAGLDSFFEYLLKTYILFGDMEDFRMFNESYSLIKQYMRKGRVSCNEGCGEHPLYVNVNMQDGSTSTLWIDSLQASFSGIQVLLGDIEEAICSHALFYAIWRRFGALPERFNWQKALPDLAFYPLRPELIESTYLLYRATKNPFYLHVGRDILQSLNNHTKAPCGYATIHNVQDKSLEDRMESFFLSETCKYLYLLFDVDNPLNKHFAKYIFTTEGHILPIIRPLRTSPPTRENVPTAIDVQTVATLVPRVLNETDCHCDKVPEERQYLLPLKHNYLQQISQSLGLDGDV; the protein is encoded by the coding sequence ATGAGAGTTGTGATAATTGCGATCGCCCTCGCAGCCCTGCCGCCGTGGACGACCGGCTACGATGTGTTTTTCTACAAGCCAGGCTTCTACGACCGCAAGTACGGCAGTTTCCCGGAGGATCTACGTCTCCGCATGGTCGAGGAAGCGAAGCGTATGTTTCAATTCGGGTACGACAGTTACATGAAGTATGCGTTTCCGAAGGACGAACTCAACCCCATCTACTGCACCGGCCGAGGCCCCGACTACGACAACCCGTCGAACATCAACATCAACGACGTGCTGGGCGACTACTCGCTCACCCTGGTCGACTCGCTGGACACGCTGGCCGTGATGGGGAACGCGAGCGAGTTCCGCAACGCCGTGCGCCTCATCCTCGAGCACGTCTCCTTCGACAAAGACAACGTGGTGCAGGTGTTCGAGGCCAACATTCGGCTGCTGGGCGCACTGCTGTCGGCGCACCTGCTCATCACGGACCGGGAGCAGCCGTTCGGCGACCTGCGGCCCCCTGGGTACCGGGACGAGCTGCTGCGGCTCGCGCGGGACCTGGCGTCGCGCCTGCTGCCGGCCTTCGAGAACACGCGCACGGGCATCCCCTACCCGAGGGTGAACCTGCGCCGCGGCGTGCCCCGGGCCGTCTCGACGCACACGTGCACCGCCGGCGCAGGCTCGCTGCTGCTCGAGTTCGGCGTGCTCAGCCGGCTGCTGGACGACGGCGCGTACGAGGAGGCGGCGCGGCGGGCCACGCGGGCCCTGTGGCGCCTCCGGGCGAAGGACACTGGCCTCCTGGGCAACATCGTGGACGTCAACACGGGCGAGTGGGTCGGCAAGATGAGCGGCATCGGCGCCGGCCTCGACTCCTTCTTCGAGTACCTGCTCAAGACATACATCCTGTTTGGTGACATGGAGGACTTCCGCATGTTCAACGAGAGCTACAGCCTCATCAAGCAGTACATGCGCAAGGGACGCGTCTCGTGCAACGAGGGCTGCGGTGAGCATCCGCTCTACGTCAACGTCAACATGCAGGATGGTTCGACGTCCACTCTGTGGATTGATTCCTTGCAGGCGTCCTTCTCGGGCATCCAAGTCCTGCTGGGCGACATTGAGGAGGCCATTTGCAGTCACGCCCTGTTCTATGCCATCTGGAGGCGCTTTGGTGCCTTGCCAGAGCGTTTCAACTGGCAGAAAGCGTTGCCCGATTTGGCCTTCTATCCCCTCAGACCGGAACTGATTGAATCCACGTACCTTTTGTATCGGGCCACCAAGAACCCCTTTTACCTGCATGTTGGCCGAGACATTCTACAGAGTCTCAACAATCACACCAAAGCACCGTGCGGCTACGCCACCATTCACAATGTTCAGGACAAATCCCTCGAAGACCGCATGGAAAGCTTTTTCTTAAGTGAAACCTGCAAGTACCTTTACCTGCTGTTTGATGTTGACAATCCCTTGAACAAGCACTTTGCCAAGTATATTTTTACGACAGAGGGACACATTTTGCCAATTATTCGCCCTTTGAGGACATCTCCTCCGACCAGGGAGAATGTGCCCACTGCAATTGATGTGCAGACTGTGGCAACATTAGTGCCTAGAGTCTTAAATGAGACAGATTGTCACTGTGACAAAGTGCCTGAAGAGAGGCAATACTTATTGCCTCTGAAGCATAACTATCTTCAACAAATCAGCCAATCCCTGGGTCTCGATGGAGATGTTTGA